The DNA window GACTCGTCCTGGTCGAACAGGTCCGGCTCCGTGAACAAGCACTGGCCTGCGCCGATGCATTTCTCGGCGTTCGCGATGATCTTCATGGCGGTTACCTCCCCGGATGGCGTGCCCGCGGGCGCCAACTCCCGCCGGCCACCCACAGACTGACACAGATCCACGCCCTCCGGCGCGCTGCCGCCCGAAGTTCGAGAGGGGCTATCAGATCGGGGGATGTCCCGCCGCCCGCAGCTGTCCTACGCTGGCGGAGAACGAATGCAATTCCGGAAAGGAATTCCTGGCAGTGCCTCAAGCAGCCGAGCAACTCCAGAAGTGGGTCCGCCGGTCCCACCCGGCCCCGAAGGCGAAAGCGCGCCTCGTGTGCCTGCCGCACGCGGGTGGGTCGGCGAGCTTCTACTTTCCGGTGTCCAAAGCGCTCGCGCCCGCGGTGGAGGTGCTGGCGATCCAGTATCCGGGGAGGCAGGACCGGCGCCACGAGCCCAACATCCCCAGCATTCCCGACATGGCCGACCAGATCTTCGCGGCGGTCCGCCCTCTCGACGACCGCCCCCTGGCGCTGTTCGGGCACAGCATGGGCGCCGTTCTCGCGTACGAGGTCGCGCTGCGCATGCAGGACGCCGGCCTCTCCTCGCCCGTACGGCTCTTCACCTCCGGACGGCGGGCCCCCTCCTGCCGCCGTGACGAGCGGATCCCGGTGGAGTCGGACGAGCAGCTGGTGGCCGAACTCCGGAAGCTGAGCGGCACCGACGCGACGATGCTGGCCGATCCCGAACTCCTCGAAATGATCATGCCGGCGATCCGCAGCGACTACGACGCGGTCCTGTCGTACCAGTACGAGCCCGGCCGGAAGCTGGACTGCCCGGTGACGGTGCTCACCGGAGACAGCGACCCGCGGGTCACGGTCGACGAGGCGGCGGCCTGGGAGCATCACACCACCGGCCCGACGGACCTCCACGTCCTGCCGGGAGGCCACTTCTACCTCGTCGACCAGAACGAGCGCGTGATCGAACTTCTTGCGGAGAGACTGGTCCCGCGGGACGCCGCCGCGCCGCCCGGGCCGCGCGGTCTGACGTCCGCACGATCCGCCTCGCCGTGAGGACCCGGTGCCGCTCCGCCAGGAGGAAAGACGTATGACCGGACAACTGCTGGCCATCAGCGACCTCCACCTCAACTACGCGGAGAACCGCGCCCTGGTGGACGGGATGACACCCGGGTCGGACGACGACTGGCTGCTGGTCGCCGGGGACGTGGCCGAGACCGTGGCCGACGTCCGCTGGTGCCTGGGGACCTTCGCGCGCCGCTTCCGCAAGGTCGTCTGGGTCCCGGGCAACCACGAGCTGTGGACCCACCCGAGCGACACCGTCGCCCTGCGCGGCGTCGCACGCTACGAGCACCTGGTCGAGGTGTGCCGCGAACTGGGGGTCGCCACACCGGAGGACCCCTACCCCGTGTGGGAGGGGCCGGCCGGCCCCGTCGCCGTGGCGCCGCTGTTCCTGGGCTACGACTACTCCTTCCTGCCCGCCGGCTGCACCACCAAGCAGGAGGGGCTGGCCTACGCGCACGAGACGGGGGTCGTCTGCCAGGACGAGTACGTCCTCCACCCCGACCCCTACCCGAGCCGCGAGGCCTGGTGCCGGGCCAGGGTCGCCGAGACCGAGCGCCGGCTCGCCGAGATCCCCGAAGACCTGCCCACCGTGCTCGTCAACCACTACCCGCTCCACCGGCACCCGACGGACGTCCTGTGGTACCCGGAGTTCGCCATGTGGTGCGGCACCCGGCTCACCGACGACTGGCACCGCAGGTTCCGCGTGGCCGCCATGGTCTACGGCCACCTCCACATTCCGCGCACCACCTACCACGAGGGCGTCCGCTTCGAGGAGGTCTCCGTGGGATACCCCCGCGAATGGCGCAAGCGCAAGGACCAGCCGGGACGACTGCGCCGCATCCTGCCGACGGAGTAGGGATCACACCGCGGACGTGGGCCCGGCGGCCTCCTCCGCCATGCGGCTCCACGCGCGCGTCAACTCGACGCGCGACGTCACGTTCAGCTTGCGGAAGATCTTCTTCAGGTGGAACGCCACCGTATGACCGGAGATGAACAGATGCCCGCCGACCTGGGAGTTGGTGAATCCGTGGCTCACCAACTCGGCCACCGCCGCCTCGGTCTCGGTGAGCGAGCCGGGGTTCGCACCGCCCTGGCCGGCGTAGCGCGGGTAGCGGCCGCGCCGCACCCCGAGCGAGCGGAGTTTGCTCACGACCCGGCGGGCGTCACGGGGAGCCCCGGCGTTCGTGTACCCGTCCACCGCCCGTTCGAGGATCTCCACCGCCCGGTCGCGTTCCTGGCTCAGGGCGGACAGCAGCTTTCCGGCGTCCTCGTGGGCGGACGCGCCGGCCCACGGGTCCAGATGCGCCTCGCCCGCGGCCATGAGTCGATCGGGATGGCCGTCGAGCAGCCCGCCAGCGTGCGTCGCCGCCGCTTCGATCGAACGGAGCCCGGGGTTGCGGGCGGCGAGGCCGGAAGCCTCGGACGCCACCCGCCGGGCGAGGGAAGCGTCCCCCAGTTCCCGCGTGGCCCGCACCAGCCAGGCCGCGGCGGCCGGCTGCGAGGACAGGAGCTCCGACAGGAGCTGGTCGTCCGTGACGATGCCCACGATGAAATGGGCGGCGCTCTTCGCCCCGCCCTGGACCTCGAGGAGTTGAGCGGCGGCCCAGGCGTGCTGGCCGGGCCGGTCCGTCGTCCGCCCCAGAAGGGCGTGGTCCCGCAGCTGGTCCACGAACTCCAGGCTCACGCTCGTGTTGCCCTGCCGCAGAGCGCCGAGCGCCATCACCGTGTGCGCGTCGGGAAGCAGGCAGTGGAGACCGGCCCGCTGCGCCTTGTGCACACCCCTGGCCACCGCATCGACAGCGGCCCCCACGTCCCCCTGGGCCAGCGCGAGGTCTCCCGCGCACATCAGCGAAGCGGCCACGAGTCCGTCCGCGTCCACGGCGCCGACCGTCAGCTCCTCCATCCGGCCGAGCGTGCGCGCCGCGGACACCAGCTCGCGGACCCGGACCAGCAAGGCGGCGTGCCACACCGTGGCCGGCCCCGCGCAGTCACCCGCGCATTCGCTTTCTGCTTGGCAGGCCGTATCGGCCAGGCGCAGGGCCTCCGTGAGTTCGCCGCGGGACCAGGCGGAAAAGGAGAGCGCGGAAAGTCCGACAGTCTCGCACGAAGTGCCGTCGCAAGCCCGTACGGCGGAAAAGGCGAAGGGCAGCTCCGAACGGAACAGTGAATCGAGCATCACATCTCCTGTCAGGGAATCGTCGTTCACGCTGCGTCGTTCCCGTGGTGGCACCGGCAGAGTTCTCGGCGGAGCCTAGGTCGGCCGTGCTCAGGAACCCCTCGAGAGGGAAACGGGATCGGCCGGACGGGCGGCGATCGCGGGAGGCGCGCGCGGCACGGACCGGGCCCGGCGGTCCCATCAGCCCTGGCGCACCGCCGCCCCGCCCGCGAAGGGGGCGCACGGCGCGCACGAGCCGCTCTCCAGCGCGGCGCGAGCCGGTCCCGAGCCGAGCTGCCGCGATTCCCCGACGGCGCCGCCGGGACTATCAGTTCTGATGATGGTGCGCCGCCGACGGCGCCGACACCATGGACAGGTTCTCAGTTGCCGACGATGTGAAGAACGAAGAACGAGGTGTCCTTTTGAGTGCCGTACTTCTCTTGAACGGTCCCAACCTGGGAATTCTGGGACGGCGCGAGCCGGAGATATACGGCACCGACACGCTGTCGGACATAGAGGAGGCGGTCGCCGAAGAGGTGAGGGTCAGCGGATGGGACGTCATCTCCGTCCAGCACGACTCGGAAGGCGACCTCGTCCGGGCCGTTCACGAGCACAACGACAGCACGGTCGGCGCCATCGTCAATCCCGGCGCGCTCATGATCGCCGGGTGGAGTCTGCGCGACGCCCTGGCGAGCTATTCCCCGCCCTGGGTCGAGGTGCACCTCAGCAACGTCTGGGCCCGCGAACAGTTCCGGCACGAATCGGTGATCGCCCCGCTGGCCAGCGGAGTGGTGGTCGGCCTCGGCGCCTTCGGCTACCGCCTGGCCGCCCGGGCACTGATGCACCTGTCGGAGACGGGGACGGGTAACCCCCGTGCGTGAGACGGGAGTTCGACCGGTCCTATGATGCGGTGATCATCATCATGGGGGGACGACCGCGTTGAGTTCACACCGACCCGCGTACCGGCCCGCGCACCCGCCCGGTCCCGCGCCGGTCCGCACTCCCGGCTGGGTCCGGGTGGTCCGGGCGCCGTTCGATCTCGCGGCCCGCATCCACCGGCCCGGCCGCCCCGACCGGATCGTGGACGAGGCCATCCGGCGTGCGCAGATCGCCCGAACCGCCATCGGCCTGCTGGCCGGCTTCTGGCTGGTGCTGTCCTACCCGCTGCGGGAGGGCGCGGGCGGCGTCGTCGAGGACAAGTTCGCCGAAGTGCTCGTCAGCGCCGGGCTGTTGCTCGTGATCGGACCGCTCGCACTCGGCGCCTTCGTGCTGTCCGCGCGGCCGCCGGGCCCCGCCTTCTACCGCGCTCGCCTGCGCGGACCGGCCACCGCCATCGGGGCGCTCCTCGCCACCGTCCTGGTGATGTCCTACGGGCTGCCGTACGCGGGCACCTTCGCGTTCGGCCTGGGAGCGATCGCCGGGCTCTTCTTCATCCCCTTCGCGCTCGCCTCGGCGGTTCTCTGCGTCCACCACGCCTTCCGGACCGCCGACGTCCACGAGGTGCTGCCGCCGCTGCTCTCGCCCCTGCTGGTCTGGTCGCTGTTCTTCGTGCAGCTCTTCGACGACGCGCCCGTCAGCGCGCCGCTCGCCGTGCGCGTGCTGTTCCTGCTGGCGCCGCCTCTCTCGGTGACCGCGCTCTCACTGTGGGAACTGCGCCGGCTGCGCGTCCGCCACGGCGTCACGGTCCGGCTCGCCCTCGGGCGCCAGGGCTAAGCCGAGGTCCGCGACCGCGACCGTACGAGCGCGAAGGCCGCGCCCTCCGGGTCCGCGACCGTGGCCACCCGGCCGGTGAGGCCCTCGCGGGCCGGCTCCAGGATCCGGCCGCCCAGCTCGCGGACCCGGGCGGCTGCGGCGTCGGTGTCCTCGACCTCGAAGTACGCCATCCAGTGCGGGCCCCGGTCGTGCGGCAACGACCGGCCGACGCCGTGCACGGCGGCCACCGGGCGGCCCTCCAGGAGCAGGGTCACGTAGTCGAAGTCGTCCGAGGCGGTGGAGTGCGTCTGCGCCTCGTGGCCGAAGACGTGCTCGTAGAACTTGCCGACCGTCGAGGTGTCCTGGGTGACCAGCTCGTTCCACACCGGCGTGCCCGGGGCGCCGTGCAGCCGGGTGCCCATGTGGCTCTGCGCCTGCCACAGCCCGAAGATCGCGCCCAGCGGGTCGGAGCAGATCGCCACCCGCCCCGCGATGCCCGCGTCCAGCGGACCCACCGCGACCGTCCCGCCGCATGAGCGGATCGTCTCGGCCGTGGCGTCGGCGTCGTCCGTGGCCAGGTACGTGGTCCAGGCGACCGGAAGATGGCGGTCCGGCGGCATCTCGCCGATGCCGGCCACCTCGCGCCCGTCCAAGAGGGCCCGGACGTACGGGCCGAGCTGCTCGGGGCCCGGCTCGTACTCCCAGCCGAACAGGTCGGCGTAGAAGTCCTCGGTGGTTCCGAGCCCGTGCACCATGAGGCTCACCCAGCACGGGGTGCCGGGTGTGCGCCGCGTTGCCTTCGCTGCCTCGGTCATGTCCACCGTCTCCTCCGTCGTGCCGTTGCCGCTGCTGATGCTTCCACTCCGGGGGGCCCGGCGCGCCCCGACCGGGCCGCACTTTCGGGGCCCGCGAGGAGATGACCGGATCGGTGCGCCCCCCCTGGTGACGGGTTTGTTACCCCGGTGCCGGGCGGGGAGGAAGATGGCCCGTATGACTGCGACCACAGCGATCCTCTCCGCCGCCGAACTCATGAGCGAGCTGGCCGGTTCCCGGCCTCCCGTGCTGCTGGACATCCGCTGGCAGCTGGGCGGCCCCGACCAGCGCCCCGCGTACGAGGCCGGACACCTGCCGGGCGCGGTGTACGTCGACCTCGACCGCGAACTCGCTGGTCCGGCCGGGTCGGGCGGGCGCCACCCGCTGCCGGACCCGGAGGCCTTCGGGGCGGTGATGCGGCGGGCCGGGGTCTCGGCGGGGGTGCCGGTGGTCGTGTACGACGGCGGCCAGGGCTGGGCGGCGGCCCGGGCGTGGTGGCTGTTGCGCTGGACGGGCCACGAGGACGTACGGGTCCTGGACGGCGGCCTGGCCGCGTGGACGTCAGCGGGGGGTGACGTGTCGGCTGACCGGGTGATTCCCGTGGAGGGCGATTTCAAGCCAAATCCGGGAGCCATCGGGCTGCTGGACGCGGACGGAGCGGCCGCGCGGGCGCGTGCCGGGGTGCTCCTGGACGCGCGGGCGGGGGAGCGGTACCGCGGGGAGGTCGAGCCGATCGACCCGGTCGGCGGCCACATCCCGGGTGCGCTGTCGGCCCCGACCACGGAGAACGTGGGGCCGGACGGCCGTTTCCTGCCGGCCGACACCCTGCGGGCGCGTTTCACCGCGCTCGGTGCGTCGGGCGGTACCCCGGTGGGCGTGTACTGCGGCTCGGGGGTCTCCGGGGCCCACGAGGTGCTGGCGCTGGAGGTCGCGGGCATCGCCGCCGACCTGTACGCGGGCAGCTGGTCGCAG is part of the Streptomyces subrutilus genome and encodes:
- a CDS encoding thioesterase II family protein, translated to MPQAAEQLQKWVRRSHPAPKAKARLVCLPHAGGSASFYFPVSKALAPAVEVLAIQYPGRQDRRHEPNIPSIPDMADQIFAAVRPLDDRPLALFGHSMGAVLAYEVALRMQDAGLSSPVRLFTSGRRAPSCRRDERIPVESDEQLVAELRKLSGTDATMLADPELLEMIMPAIRSDYDAVLSYQYEPGRKLDCPVTVLTGDSDPRVTVDEAAAWEHHTTGPTDLHVLPGGHFYLVDQNERVIELLAERLVPRDAAAPPGPRGLTSARSASP
- a CDS encoding metallophosphoesterase family protein; translated protein: MTGQLLAISDLHLNYAENRALVDGMTPGSDDDWLLVAGDVAETVADVRWCLGTFARRFRKVVWVPGNHELWTHPSDTVALRGVARYEHLVEVCRELGVATPEDPYPVWEGPAGPVAVAPLFLGYDYSFLPAGCTTKQEGLAYAHETGVVCQDEYVLHPDPYPSREAWCRARVAETERRLAEIPEDLPTVLVNHYPLHRHPTDVLWYPEFAMWCGTRLTDDWHRRFRVAAMVYGHLHIPRTTYHEGVRFEEVSVGYPREWRKRKDQPGRLRRILPTE
- a CDS encoding helix-turn-helix domain-containing protein, which produces MLDSLFRSELPFAFSAVRACDGTSCETVGLSALSFSAWSRGELTEALRLADTACQAESECAGDCAGPATVWHAALLVRVRELVSAARTLGRMEELTVGAVDADGLVAASLMCAGDLALAQGDVGAAVDAVARGVHKAQRAGLHCLLPDAHTVMALGALRQGNTSVSLEFVDQLRDHALLGRTTDRPGQHAWAAAQLLEVQGGAKSAAHFIVGIVTDDQLLSELLSSQPAAAAWLVRATRELGDASLARRVASEASGLAARNPGLRSIEAAATHAGGLLDGHPDRLMAAGEAHLDPWAGASAHEDAGKLLSALSQERDRAVEILERAVDGYTNAGAPRDARRVVSKLRSLGVRRGRYPRYAGQGGANPGSLTETEAAVAELVSHGFTNSQVGGHLFISGHTVAFHLKKIFRKLNVTSRVELTRAWSRMAEEAAGPTSAV
- a CDS encoding VOC family protein yields the protein MTEAAKATRRTPGTPCWVSLMVHGLGTTEDFYADLFGWEYEPGPEQLGPYVRALLDGREVAGIGEMPPDRHLPVAWTTYLATDDADATAETIRSCGGTVAVGPLDAGIAGRVAICSDPLGAIFGLWQAQSHMGTRLHGAPGTPVWNELVTQDTSTVGKFYEHVFGHEAQTHSTASDDFDYVTLLLEGRPVAAVHGVGRSLPHDRGPHWMAYFEVEDTDAAAARVRELGGRILEPAREGLTGRVATVADPEGAAFALVRSRSRTSA
- a CDS encoding sulfurtransferase, which gives rise to MTATTAILSAAELMSELAGSRPPVLLDIRWQLGGPDQRPAYEAGHLPGAVYVDLDRELAGPAGSGGRHPLPDPEAFGAVMRRAGVSAGVPVVVYDGGQGWAAARAWWLLRWTGHEDVRVLDGGLAAWTSAGGDVSADRVIPVEGDFKPNPGAIGLLDADGAAARARAGVLLDARAGERYRGEVEPIDPVGGHIPGALSAPTTENVGPDGRFLPADTLRARFTALGASGGTPVGVYCGSGVSGAHEVLALEVAGIAADLYAGSWSQWSSDPARPVATGPAPQ
- a CDS encoding type II 3-dehydroquinate dehydratase, whose amino-acid sequence is MSAVLLLNGPNLGILGRREPEIYGTDTLSDIEEAVAEEVRVSGWDVISVQHDSEGDLVRAVHEHNDSTVGAIVNPGALMIAGWSLRDALASYSPPWVEVHLSNVWAREQFRHESVIAPLASGVVVGLGAFGYRLAARALMHLSETGTGNPRA